A region of Neovison vison isolate M4711 chromosome 7, ASM_NN_V1, whole genome shotgun sequence DNA encodes the following proteins:
- the LOC122914189 gene encoding olfactory receptor 51I1-like, with the protein MFNSSKFNPKYFLLTGFPGLEALYPWFIFPFCSIYLVAFVGNSLVLAVIRKNTILHQPMYLFLAMLAFAELGVSASTVPTVLGIFLFGASEICFEACLLQMFSIHSFSIMESGVLLAISVDRFVAIYKPLRYTAILTRSRIAAAGATLGLKSVILMFPLPFLLKRLPFCGHNVLSHSYCLHSDLIQLPCGDTRPNNILGLCIVTSTFGLDSLLIVLSYILILYTVLGITSGEGRRKALNTCVSHICAVLVYYMPMISVALVHRFVKHAAPAIRLLLANVYLLVPPVLNPIIYSVKTKQIRQGLIQLFLPRKQ; encoded by the coding sequence ATGTTCAACAGCAGTAAATTCAACCCCAAATATTTCCTGCTAACTGGTTTCCCTGGTCTGGAAGCCCTGTACCCTTGGTTTATCTTCCCATTCTGCTCCATATATCTCGTGGCATTTGTGGGCAATAGCCTGGTCCTGGCAGTGATCAGGAAAAACACCATTCTGCACCAGCCAATGTATCTTTTCCTAGCTATGCTGGCCTTTGCAGAACTTGGTGTCTCTGCATCTACTGTGCCCACAGTGTTGGGCATCTTCCTTTTTGGTGCCAGTGAGATCTGCTTTGAAGCCTGCCTTTTGCAGATGTTCTCCATACATTCATTTTCCATCATGGAGTCTGGAGTTCTGCTGGCCATATCTGTGGACCGCTTtgtggccatctacaagccactGAGGTACACTGCCATCCTGACCAGATCCCGTATTGCTGCTGCTGGTGCTACACTTGGACTGAAGAGTGTGATACTTATGTTCCCACTGCCCTTCCTCCTGAAACGTCTGCCCTTCTGTGGCCACAATgtcctctcccactcctactgCCTTCACTCAGATCTAATACAGCTGCCCTGCGGAGATACACGTCCCAACAACATTCTGGGGCTTTGCATTGTTACTTCCACTTTTGGGCTGGACTCGCTTCTCATTGTCCTCTCTTACATACTGATCCTCTACACGGTGCTGGGCATTACCTCTGGGGAGGGGCGGCGGAAGGCCCTTAACACATGCGTGTCACATATCTGTGCCGTGCTTGTGTACTATATGCCCATGATCAGCGTGGCTCTGGTGCACCGCTTCGTGAAGCATGCGGCCCCTGCAATCCGTCTACTCCTGGCCAATGTCTACCTTCTGGTGCCTCCTGTGCTCAACCCCATCATCTACAGTGTTAAGACAAAGCAGATTCGCCAGGGGTTAATTCAACTCTTTCTTCCAAGAAAGCAATAA
- the LOC122914191 gene encoding olfactory receptor 51Q1-like, which translates to MATVTNTTQASFYFILTGIPGFEVSHIWISIPFCCLYTISIVGNTTILAVIRTEPSLHQPMYLFLSMLALTDLGLTLTTLPTVMQLLWLNIRKISFEACFAQVFFIHTFSFMESSVLLAMSFDRYVAICRPLHYVTILTTKVIGRIALAIICRCILAVLPSLFLLKRLPFCRSHLLTHSYCLHQDLIRLVCADISINSWYGFALVLLIIVTDPLLIVLSYAFILKSILGTASWTERFRALNNCLSHILAVLGLYVPMIGVSMTHRFARHASPLVHVIMANIYLLAPPVMNPIIYSVKTKQIRHGINHLFSKRNMCLK; encoded by the coding sequence ATGGCCACAGTAACTAATACCACCCAAGCCTCCTTCTACTTCATCCTCACGGGCATCCCTGGATTTGAGGTCTCACACATCTGGATCTCCATTCCCTTCTGCTGCCTCTATACCATCTCCATTGTGGGTAACACCACCATTCTCGCTGTCATCCGCACAGAGCCATCCCTCCACCAGCCCATGTACCTATTTCTCTCCATGCTGGCCCTGACTGACCTGGGCCTCACCCTCACCACCCTGCCTACAGTCATGCAGCTCCTCTGGCTCAACATTCGTAAGATCAGCTTTGAAGCTTGCTTTGCACAAGTATTTTTCATCCATACATTCTCCTTTATGGAATCTTCAGTACTGTTGGCCATGTCTTTtgatcgctatgtggccatctgccgCCCCCTCCATTATGTCACCATCCTCACCACTAAAGTCATTGGCAGGATTGCGTTAGCTATCATTTGCCGCTGCATTCTGGCTGttctcccctcccttttcctACTCAAGCGCCTGCCCTTCTGCCGCTCCCACCTTCTCACTCACTCCTACTGCCTCCACCAGGATTTGATCCGCCTGGTCTGTGCTGACATCTCGATCAACAGCTGGTACGGATTTGCCCTCGTTTTGCTCATTATAGTGACGGACCCTCTGCTCATTGTGCTCTCCTACGCATTCATCTTGAAGAGTATCTTGGGCACAGCCTCCTGGACTGAGCGGTTCCGGGCCCTCAATAACTGTCTATCCCACATTTTGGCTGTTTTGGGCCTTTATGTCCCCATGATTGGAGTATCTATGACTCATCGATTTGCCAGGCATGCCTCTCCACTGGTCCATGTCATTATGGCCAATATCTACCTGTTGGCACCTCCTGTGATGAACCCCATCATTTACAGTGTAAAGACGAAGCAGATCCGCCATGGAATTAACCACctcttttccaaaagaaatatgtgcttaaaatga
- the LOC122914187 gene encoding olfactory receptor 51M1-like: MPVQYPLSPQFMILSNFTQVSPMFYLTGFPGLEAIEHWIFIPFFLMYLVAISGNCFILIIIKTNPRLHTPMYYLLSFLALTDLGLSVSTLPTTVGIFWFKSHGIYLAACQIQMFCIHSFSFMESSVLLIMSFDRCLAICHPLRYSVIITSQRVIRTGLAVIFRGPVALIPLVVLLKTFPYCGPRVLSHSFCLHQEVIHLACTDTTFNNLYGLTVVAFTMMLDLVLIALSYGVILHTVAKLASHEEQFRAFQTCTSHLCAVLIFFVPMVGLSLVHRFGKHAPLAVHLLMANVYLFVPPMLNPIIYSIKTKEIRHVISKLLGLKKASAGSRG, translated from the coding sequence ATGCCAGTCCAATATCCTCTTAGTCCTCAATTCATGATTTTGTCCAATTTTACTCAGGTTAGCCCCATGTTCTACCTCACTGGTTTTCCAGGATTGGAAGCCATCGAACACTGGATTTTCATTCCCTTTTTCCTTATGTACCTTGTGGCCATCTCAGGTAATTGTTTCATTTTGATAATTATTAAGACCAACCCTCGTCTGCACACACCCATGTACTATCTACTCTCTTTTTTGGCCCTCACTGACCTGGGACTCTCAGTGTCGACCTTGCCCACTACTGTGGGAATCTTTTGGTTCAAATCTCATGGTATCTACCTTGCAGCTTGCCAAATTCAGATGTTCTGTATCCACTCATTTTCCTTCATGGAGTCCTCAGTGCTCCTCATCATGTCCTTTGACCGCTGTTTGGCCATCTGCCATCCCCTTAGGTACTCAGTCATTATCACTAGCCAGCGAGTGATTAGGACAGGTCTGGCTGTCATATTCCGGGGACCTGTGGCCCTAATTCCTCTTGTCGTCCTCCTGAAGACTTTTCCCTACTGTGGGCCTCGAGTCCTCTCCCATTCTTTCTGCCTACACCAGGAAGTGATACACTTGGCCTGCACAGATACCACCTTCAACAACCTGTATGGACTGACGGTAGTGGCATTCACTATGATGCTGGACCTGGTGCTCATCGCACTGTCCTATGGAGTCATCCTGCACACTGTGGCAAAACTGGCCTCCCACGAGGAGCAGTTCCGAGCTTTCCAAACATGTACCTCACACCTCTGTGCTGTGCTGATATTCTTTGTGCCCATGGTAGGGCTGTCTTTGGTGCACCGCTTTGGGAAGCATGCCCCACTTGCTGTCCACCTTCTTATGGCCAATGTCTATCTCTTTGTGCCTCCCATGCTAAATCCAATCATATATAGTATTAAGACCAAGGAGATCCGCCATGTTATCAGCAAGCTCCTGGGTCTTAAGAAGGCCAGTGCTGGATCCAGGGGTTAA
- the LOC122914188 gene encoding olfactory receptor 51L1-like — translation MRTSAPPNDNASFSIFLLTDSPGLEWAHRWISRPIFVGHLVALVSNVSVLHLVQTDPSLQQPMYYFLAILAVTDLGLCMSTLPSVLGLLWFDVWMVGLAPCVLQQHFLHSFSFMESAVFFAMALDHLVAIRFPLHYASVLTSPRVALARAVLGIHSAPITAAPSLNLLKFDYCRRGALSHAYCLHQDMIHLACSDTCFNKLYGLCIIMLDIGSDVLFILISYSVILRTVLAIASAKERLKALNTCVLHILAVLCFYVPVLALSIVHRFGHHISPLVHILMGTISVLFPSLINPIIYSIKTQQILRAILKMVSLGNIQ, via the exons ATGAGGACATCTGCTCCACCAAATGACAATGCGAGCTTCTCTATATTTCTGCTGACAGACTCCCCAGGCCTGGAATGGGCTCAccgctggatctcacgacccatTTTTGTAGGACACTTGGTGGCCCTCGTCAGTAATGTTAGCGTCTTGCATCTGGTACAAACTGACCCTTCTCTCCAGCAGCCCATGTACTACTTCCTGGCTATCCTGGCTGTGACAGACTTGGGCCTGTGCATGTCCACGCTGCCCTCTGTGTTGGGCCTGCTGTGGTTTGATGTCTGGATGGTGGGCTTGGCGCCCTGTGTTCTGCAGCAGCACTTCCTTCACTCCTTCTCCTTCATGGAGTCAGCCGTATTCTTTGCTATGGCCCTGGACCACCTGGTAGCCATCCGGTTCCCACTGCACTATGCATCTGTGCTCACCAGTCCTCGTGTGGCACTGGCCAGGGCTGTGTTGGGCATACACAGTGCCCCCATCACTGCGGCCCCCTCACTGAACCTGCTGAAGTTTGACTACTGTCGCCGAGGGGCACTCTCTCATGCCTACTGCCTTCACCAGGACATGATCCACCTGGCCTGCTCGGACACATGCTTCAACAAACTCTATGGGCTGTGCATCATCATGCTGGACATCGGCTCTGATGTCCTTTTCATCCTGATCTCCTACTCTGTCATCCTCCGCACTGTGCTGGCCATCGCCTCTGCCAAGGAGAGGCTAAAG GCCCTCAACACTTGTGTCTTGCACATCCTGGCTGTGCTCTGCTTCTATGTGCCTGTGCTAGCCCTGTCCATCGTGCACAGATTTGGGCACCACATCTCACCCTTGGTGCACATCCTCATGGGCACTATCTCTGTGCTCTTCCCGTCCCTGATAAACCCTATTATCTATAGCATCAAGACCCAGCAGATCCTCAGGGCCATCCTCAAGATGGTTTCACTGGGGAATATACAGTGA